In one Photobacterium swingsii genomic region, the following are encoded:
- the hypD gene encoding hydrogenase formation protein HypD, which produces MIELKDLSQGFRNPELMQSLSQRIHQLSAQLSEPIKIMEVCGGHTHTIMKYGLNQLLPRNIEFIHGPGCPVCIMPKERIDHAIELAMLPEVILVTLGDMIRVPGSKGTLAQCRAKGGDVRPVYDPLDALEIAKQNPDRKVVFFAIGFETTTPMTAVLLELAEKQNVANLYFHINHVLVPPAVDAVMADGAAKVTAFIGPSHVSAITGSDIYQPIVDCYHTPVVVSGFEPVDVMQSILMIVEQKVQGVAKLEVQYTRVVTAKGNQAAQQKVASMFTLRPHFRWRGLGDIPLSSLVLSEQYRHRDAEVVFADVLSDQAIEDHKACQCADILRGLAKPNQCRVFGRGCTPTKPMGSCMVSSEGACNAYYRYAGLAFDLDLNKDAAAKEATADEASINRAKTEKEITA; this is translated from the coding sequence ATGATTGAACTTAAAGATCTCTCCCAAGGCTTTCGTAACCCCGAGTTAATGCAGTCGCTTTCTCAACGTATTCATCAACTTTCTGCTCAATTAAGTGAACCGATTAAAATCATGGAGGTGTGCGGTGGTCATACCCACACCATCATGAAATACGGTTTAAATCAGTTGTTACCCCGTAATATTGAATTCATTCATGGTCCCGGCTGTCCTGTTTGTATCATGCCGAAAGAGCGGATTGATCATGCGATTGAACTGGCGATGTTACCCGAGGTCATTCTGGTAACCTTGGGCGATATGATCCGTGTACCTGGCTCGAAAGGTACCTTAGCGCAATGTCGTGCAAAAGGGGGCGATGTTCGTCCGGTTTATGATCCGCTTGATGCCCTTGAAATCGCTAAGCAGAACCCAGATCGCAAGGTGGTCTTTTTTGCGATTGGTTTTGAAACCACCACACCAATGACAGCCGTGTTATTGGAGCTGGCTGAAAAGCAAAATGTCGCCAACCTCTATTTTCATATTAACCATGTGTTAGTGCCGCCTGCGGTTGATGCCGTAATGGCAGACGGCGCAGCCAAAGTTACCGCCTTTATTGGTCCTTCGCATGTTAGTGCCATTACCGGTTCTGATATTTATCAGCCGATTGTCGATTGTTACCACACACCCGTTGTGGTGAGCGGCTTTGAACCTGTTGATGTGATGCAGTCGATTTTGATGATAGTGGAGCAGAAAGTACAAGGTGTCGCCAAGTTAGAAGTGCAATACACCCGTGTTGTCACAGCCAAAGGCAATCAAGCAGCACAGCAGAAAGTGGCGAGTATGTTCACCTTGCGTCCGCATTTTCGCTGGCGTGGCCTTGGCGATATCCCATTGTCATCTCTGGTGTTGTCGGAGCAATATCGTCATCGTGATGCAGAAGTTGTGTTTGCCGATGTTTTGTCGGATCAGGCGATAGAAGATCATAAAGCCTGTCAGTGTGCCGACATTTTACGAGGGTTAGCGAAACCGAATCAATGCCGTGTGTTTGGCCGAGGCTGTACCCCAACCAAACCAATGGGAAGTTGTATGGTCAGTTCGGAAGGGGCGTGCAATGCCTATTATCGCTATGCAGGCTTGGCGTTTGACCTCGATTTGAATAAAGACGCCGCGGCTAAAGAGGCTACAGCAGACGAAGCCTCGATAAACAGAGCTAAGACAGAAAAGGAGATCACAGCATGA
- the hypF gene encoding carbamoyltransferase HypF, translating to MGQIRQLIHITGIVQGVGFRPFIYKLAKQYQLSGYVLNNGDGVSIEVEGEERQVTAFYNDITLQAPPLSRIDSITAQAIAVVDALTFISDNVSPEHTPKFIITESDSSQSATVCVSPDQGICPACLDDINDPTNRHYRYPFTNCTHCGPRYTLIKQLPYDRKQTSMAAFAMCPDCEAAYTNPEDRRYHAQPVSCPKCGPWVSFYDLACKAEQPEPIADHYAAIEATAAALNAGKIIAVKGLGGFHLMCDATNQQAVAQLRLRKQRQRKPLAVMMKDTHQAQCYIEGSQQEWALLGSQQRPITLFRKKASCSGYVSGEDLTITARTRADIADNVAPNIPYLGVMLPYTPLHYLLFDLVDVPLVATSANISGFPIIANSDDIFRQLGHVVDGVLDHNREIVHCCDDSLVQVAGGRRQTLRLARGYAPYTFSLPHKLTHPVLAVGGQQKVTFGLGFAGQGIISPHVGDMFGLDMQQHYQQMLNGFTHIYHVKPQTIVCDKHPNYMTTEWAQDYVEGSVQGCVQKNGQEAAQENSPDSIRTNNHDTRCEKPAQLLQLQHHHAHIVAVMAEHQMRETVLGFAFDGTGLGDDHQIWGGEVLLADHQTAKRLYHLKPFRLIGGERAIKEPARILLGLLLEYYSFEQIKALQLDAFTCMPNSKLDNLYRLWLTEQSSPYTTSMGRLVDAFASLLGLVERVDYEGECGMRLEALAIQAEANEAVEPLPIPMFFVENDVIDPQPLLASVIDNLITSATQSDSSNFMAQRDLAVKLNAANQFFTALVEMIYTISAKHPEYPVVVSGGVFQNRVLMDRLDARFTSEDRSFLTSEIIPLNDGGIAMGQLWHGLWQ from the coding sequence ATGGGGCAAATTCGGCAGTTAATTCATATTACAGGGATAGTACAGGGGGTCGGATTTCGACCTTTTATCTACAAACTGGCCAAGCAATATCAACTCAGTGGTTATGTGCTTAACAATGGTGATGGCGTTAGTATTGAGGTTGAAGGCGAGGAAAGACAAGTAACGGCTTTTTATAACGACATCACTTTGCAAGCGCCACCGCTGAGCCGTATTGATAGTATTACCGCCCAAGCGATTGCGGTTGTTGATGCGTTAACTTTTATTTCTGATAATGTCTCACCTGAACATACCCCCAAGTTTATTATTACCGAAAGTGACAGCAGTCAAAGTGCCACAGTGTGTGTGTCGCCAGACCAAGGTATTTGTCCTGCTTGCCTTGATGATATTAACGATCCAACCAATCGTCACTATCGTTACCCTTTCACCAATTGTACCCACTGCGGCCCACGCTATACGCTAATTAAACAGCTGCCTTATGATCGTAAGCAAACTTCGATGGCGGCTTTTGCTATGTGTCCTGATTGCGAAGCGGCTTATACCAACCCTGAAGATCGCCGTTATCATGCGCAACCTGTTAGCTGTCCTAAATGCGGGCCTTGGGTCAGTTTTTATGATCTAGCGTGTAAGGCAGAGCAACCCGAACCTATTGCTGATCATTATGCGGCGATAGAAGCAACAGCTGCTGCCTTGAATGCAGGGAAAATCATTGCGGTAAAAGGTCTTGGTGGTTTCCACTTAATGTGTGATGCCACTAATCAACAGGCAGTCGCTCAGCTCAGACTTCGCAAACAACGCCAACGCAAACCGCTGGCGGTGATGATGAAAGATACACACCAAGCCCAATGCTATATAGAAGGCAGTCAGCAAGAGTGGGCACTATTAGGATCTCAGCAGCGGCCTATTACCTTATTTCGTAAAAAAGCATCGTGCTCAGGTTACGTAAGTGGTGAAGATCTTACTATTACGGCTCGGACTAGGGCTGATATTGCCGATAATGTCGCGCCCAATATCCCTTATCTTGGAGTGATGTTGCCTTACACACCGCTGCATTACTTATTATTCGATTTAGTAGATGTGCCTTTGGTGGCAACCAGCGCCAATATTTCTGGCTTTCCCATAATTGCGAACAGTGATGATATTTTCAGGCAGTTGGGGCATGTGGTGGATGGCGTACTCGATCATAACCGTGAAATCGTTCATTGCTGCGATGACAGCTTGGTCCAGGTTGCAGGCGGTAGACGACAAACACTCCGTTTAGCCCGTGGTTATGCTCCTTATACTTTTTCGCTGCCACATAAGTTAACGCACCCTGTGCTGGCTGTGGGTGGACAGCAAAAAGTGACCTTTGGTTTGGGGTTTGCCGGGCAAGGGATCATCAGCCCACATGTCGGTGATATGTTTGGCTTGGACATGCAGCAACACTATCAACAAATGTTGAATGGTTTTACTCATATTTATCACGTAAAACCACAAACGATAGTGTGCGACAAGCATCCAAACTATATGACCACAGAGTGGGCGCAGGACTATGTTGAAGGTTCTGTTCAAGGCTGTGTTCAGAAAAATGGTCAAGAAGCGGCTCAGGAAAATAGCCCCGACAGTATTCGCACTAACAACCACGACACGCGTTGCGAGAAGCCTGCTCAATTACTCCAGCTGCAACACCATCATGCCCATATTGTTGCTGTTATGGCTGAACACCAAATGCGAGAAACGGTATTAGGTTTTGCTTTTGATGGCACAGGCTTGGGGGATGATCACCAAATTTGGGGTGGGGAGGTGTTACTGGCCGATCATCAAACGGCTAAGCGCCTTTATCATCTAAAACCCTTCCGCCTAATCGGTGGTGAGCGAGCGATTAAAGAGCCCGCACGGATTTTGTTGGGCTTGCTGCTGGAGTATTACTCGTTCGAACAGATAAAAGCATTACAGCTAGACGCTTTTACCTGCATGCCTAACAGCAAACTCGATAACTTGTACCGATTATGGCTAACCGAACAGAGTTCACCTTATACCACTTCGATGGGGCGTTTAGTCGATGCGTTTGCCAGCTTACTTGGCCTTGTTGAAAGGGTTGATTATGAAGGTGAGTGCGGTATGCGATTAGAAGCGCTTGCTATACAAGCAGAAGCAAATGAGGCGGTAGAACCGCTGCCTATCCCTATGTTTTTTGTTGAAAATGACGTTATCGATCCGCAACCCCTACTTGCGAGTGTGATCGATAATCTAATCACCAGTGCTACCCAATCAGATTCCTCTAACTTTATGGCTCAGCGAGACTTGGCGGTTAAGCTAAACGCGGCGAATCAGTTTTTTACCGCGCTGGTTGAGATGATCTACACCATCAGTGCCAAACACCCTGAGTACCCCGTTGTGGTCTCGGGTGGGGTTTTCCAAAACCGTGTGCTGATGGACAGGCTTGATGCCCGCTTTACATCTGAGGATCGTTCGTTTCTCACCAGCGAAATCATTCCACTTAATGATGGTGGGATCGCGATGGGGCAGCTTTGGCATGGATTATGGCAATAA
- a CDS encoding potassium channel family protein — protein MKKVSKDDNFYFLLAALLGLLFISAFMQQLFAGGQKTILALIIICLGVSIAGVHREKVFYRNWYGFLLFLAAISGTFTFLETVDLSLVTLFTLLFFLLSHTYTALKQVMITDYVSGNQIVGSICVYLLLGLSWSFIYLIQLELFPTAFNGIEYKPWLDNLFEAVYFSFITLTTVGYGDISPALPIPRFFVFIESILGGFYLAIMVASLVSSRLSQSDNKQAQHDHTGSESVEREK, from the coding sequence ATGAAGAAAGTCTCAAAAGACGATAACTTTTACTTTCTGCTGGCTGCCTTGTTGGGGCTGTTGTTTATCAGTGCTTTTATGCAGCAGCTCTTTGCGGGGGGGCAGAAGACCATTTTGGCTTTGATCATTATTTGTTTAGGAGTGTCGATCGCTGGGGTACATAGAGAAAAGGTGTTCTACCGAAACTGGTATGGTTTTCTGCTTTTCTTGGCTGCAATCTCTGGCACCTTTACATTCTTGGAAACTGTCGATCTCTCGCTAGTTACCTTGTTCACCTTGCTGTTTTTCTTGTTGTCGCATACTTACACTGCGCTTAAACAAGTGATGATCACAGATTATGTCAGTGGCAATCAAATTGTTGGTTCAATTTGCGTCTATTTACTGCTGGGCTTATCGTGGTCATTTATCTACTTGATTCAATTAGAACTATTTCCAACTGCTTTTAATGGCATCGAATATAAACCTTGGCTTGATAACCTTTTTGAAGCGGTTTACTTTAGTTTTATCACCTTAACAACGGTTGGATACGGTGATATTTCACCTGCTTTACCCATCCCAAGATTTTTCGTTTTTATTGAATCCATTCTAGGGGGATTTTATTTAGCTATCATGGTGGCAAGTTTAGTCAGTAGCCGTTTGAGCCAGAGTGATAACAAGCAGGCTCAGCATGATCACACCGGGTCTGAATCTGTAGAGCGTGAAAAGTAA
- a CDS encoding AI-2E family transporter, with protein sequence MKHESEFTKQVIDVSIKIAAIAILVYWCFSILRPFIMLVVWGGIIATALYPIVTWAHGKYGLSKGKLSGGLAFIGVLLLLLPLIALSTGLYTSGADLVSGIQEGTMAIPKPSPSIQDWPIIGEKAYAFGLQASSNLESVFANYGEEVKAVVAKLASVIGSLGGGFIQFIISTIIAGVFMANADKCERAFVLIASRLTGDHGEDLTQLSKVTVRSVVQGVIGVAVIQSVMTGIGAAVAGVPAVGFWMLLVLLVAIIQLPPILALLPAIIYVFSVDTTTTAVLFMIWCILVSGSDAILKPMLLSRGSDIPMLVILLGALGGMAMSGIVGLFVGAVVLSLTYQLFTVWLDSESIEVRPEGETKVDSAQEESGQL encoded by the coding sequence ATGAAGCATGAAAGTGAATTTACGAAACAAGTTATTGATGTATCAATTAAAATAGCCGCTATCGCCATTCTTGTTTATTGGTGTTTCTCGATTCTACGGCCCTTTATTATGCTGGTGGTGTGGGGCGGAATTATCGCCACAGCACTTTATCCTATAGTGACCTGGGCTCATGGAAAATATGGCCTTAGTAAGGGGAAATTGAGCGGGGGACTCGCTTTTATTGGTGTCTTGTTGCTGTTACTGCCGCTGATTGCACTTTCGACGGGCCTGTATACTAGTGGAGCCGATCTCGTGAGTGGGATTCAAGAAGGGACGATGGCGATTCCTAAACCTTCTCCTAGCATACAAGACTGGCCGATCATTGGTGAAAAAGCCTATGCCTTTGGGTTGCAAGCATCATCAAACTTAGAAAGTGTTTTTGCCAATTATGGTGAAGAAGTTAAAGCCGTAGTTGCTAAGTTAGCCTCTGTCATCGGCTCTTTAGGTGGCGGTTTTATTCAGTTCATCATTTCGACCATTATTGCAGGCGTTTTCATGGCGAATGCCGATAAGTGTGAACGTGCGTTTGTACTGATTGCAAGCCGTTTAACGGGTGATCATGGTGAAGACTTAACCCAGCTATCAAAAGTTACAGTGCGCAGTGTTGTACAAGGTGTGATTGGTGTTGCGGTGATTCAATCTGTTATGACAGGGATAGGGGCTGCGGTTGCGGGTGTGCCAGCGGTAGGTTTTTGGATGCTGTTAGTCTTGCTGGTGGCGATCATTCAGCTGCCGCCAATTCTAGCCCTGCTACCTGCAATTATTTATGTCTTCAGCGTAGATACCACTACCACGGCTGTTCTGTTTATGATCTGGTGTATTTTGGTCAGCGGCAGTGATGCGATTTTAAAACCTATGCTATTAAGCCGAGGATCGGATATCCCTATGTTGGTTATCTTACTTGGTGCGCTCGGTGGGATGGCGATGTCAGGCATAGTTGGCTTGTTCGTTGGTGCTGTCGTGCTGAGTTTGACCTATCAACTATTCACTGTGTGGCTAGACAGCGAATCGATTGAGGTACGCCCTGAGGGTGAAACAAAGGTTGATTCAGCGCAAGAAGAAAGCGGTCAGCTATGA
- a CDS encoding HypC/HybG/HupF family hydrogenase formation chaperone yields the protein MCLCIPSQIVEIHAEDSTVTVDTLGVRRRISTHLIEDPLSMGDYLLIHVGFAISKINEQEALKSLEEYRLLLAEMGEEEARALFI from the coding sequence ATGTGTTTGTGTATTCCCTCGCAGATAGTGGAAATCCACGCAGAGGACAGTACGGTCACGGTCGATACTTTGGGCGTCCGACGTAGGATCAGTACGCATTTAATCGAAGACCCATTGAGCATGGGGGATTACTTATTGATCCATGTTGGCTTTGCTATTAGCAAAATCAATGAACAAGAAGCCTTAAAAAGCCTAGAAGAATACCGCTTATTATTGGCTGAAATGGGTGAAGAAGAAGCGAGAGCATTGTTTATATGA
- a CDS encoding FAD-dependent oxidoreductase produces MITITINGKLLEVDNNHTLLTIAKHHGIDIPTLCTVDTNLDSCNSSSGDNTATHSHCELCEVEIEGSGLKKACKTTPYDGMSVITESDALSKHRKKILIQLLSEDSKEYCEAPCQTACPAGVDIQSYLHHIANNEHQKAIEVIKQTLPMPLSIGRVCPAFCEAGCRRRLIDEPLAIRQLKRHTADIDLVALESYVPPRKPSKDKSIAIIGSGPGGLTCGYYLSNEGYNVTVFEAMPLTGGWLRYGIPEYRLPKAILDKEIELMCRNGMEIKTNCKIGENLSLTALSEEYDAVCMAVGASKAVGMAYPGSDLEGCYLGVDYLKDFMTEQKCVTGKKVAVIGGGNTAIDCARTAVRAGAETTLIYRRTRAEMPAEAYEVDEAEKEGVKFSFLTNPVENIAATDSEDTNKNNWVSQVKLEIMALGKPDSSGRCRPEPTGEYITQEFDTVIAAVSQAPDLSLLDNEDIAIPLTRWNTIDCDENNMYSGIRNIFGIGDFRRGPATAIEAVADGRRAADAIAYYLDGQLDRLPHKPFTFKNDSKMQFVNPDHLTNITEVMRMLSKGKTAEQKEVKFSDAMQHILRVTVPEMTLEQRQGSFEEVEKGMSHQAAVTEAERCLECGCHSRNQCALRDCASKYNLDNAELSAKSQHQPIKSWL; encoded by the coding sequence ATGATCACCATTACTATAAATGGGAAGTTGCTTGAGGTTGATAACAATCACACCCTACTCACTATCGCGAAACACCATGGCATCGACATCCCTACGCTTTGCACTGTCGATACCAACCTTGATTCCTGTAATAGTTCAAGTGGCGATAATACTGCCACTCACTCGCATTGTGAGCTCTGCGAAGTTGAAATTGAAGGAAGCGGATTAAAGAAAGCATGTAAGACAACGCCTTATGATGGCATGTCTGTGATCACTGAATCTGATGCACTTTCAAAACACAGAAAAAAAATTCTGATTCAACTCTTGTCTGAAGACAGCAAGGAGTATTGCGAAGCACCTTGTCAAACCGCATGTCCAGCAGGGGTCGATATTCAATCTTATTTACACCATATCGCCAATAACGAACATCAAAAAGCCATTGAAGTCATTAAGCAAACCCTACCTATGCCATTGTCTATTGGCAGAGTTTGTCCTGCATTTTGTGAAGCTGGCTGCCGACGTCGATTAATCGACGAACCACTCGCAATCCGCCAATTAAAACGGCATACCGCCGATATCGATCTTGTCGCACTTGAGTCCTATGTACCACCACGGAAACCCAGCAAAGATAAGTCGATTGCGATCATAGGTAGCGGCCCTGGCGGATTAACCTGTGGTTATTACCTGAGTAATGAAGGCTACAATGTCACCGTATTTGAAGCCATGCCACTGACTGGTGGCTGGTTGCGCTATGGCATTCCTGAATACCGTTTACCCAAAGCGATTCTAGATAAAGAAATCGAGTTAATGTGTCGTAACGGTATGGAAATCAAAACCAACTGTAAAATTGGCGAAAACCTAAGCCTTACGGCACTCAGCGAAGAATACGATGCCGTTTGTATGGCAGTTGGTGCATCCAAGGCTGTGGGCATGGCCTACCCCGGCAGTGACTTAGAAGGTTGTTATTTAGGTGTCGACTACCTTAAAGATTTCATGACCGAGCAAAAATGCGTAACAGGTAAAAAAGTCGCGGTGATTGGTGGAGGGAATACTGCGATTGACTGCGCACGTACCGCAGTTCGTGCAGGGGCGGAAACGACATTAATTTACCGTCGTACCCGCGCAGAAATGCCAGCAGAAGCCTATGAAGTGGATGAAGCCGAGAAAGAAGGTGTGAAATTCAGCTTCCTCACCAACCCCGTTGAGAATATTGCGGCTACTGATAGCGAGGATACAAATAAAAACAATTGGGTCAGTCAGGTTAAATTAGAGATCATGGCGCTGGGTAAACCCGACTCGTCAGGGCGCTGCCGACCAGAACCAACAGGTGAATATATCACCCAAGAATTTGATACCGTGATTGCTGCGGTATCGCAAGCACCTGATTTAAGCCTTCTAGATAATGAAGACATCGCCATCCCGCTAACGCGTTGGAACACCATAGATTGCGATGAAAATAACATGTACAGCGGTATTCGTAATATCTTTGGTATTGGTGATTTTCGCCGTGGGCCTGCAACAGCGATCGAAGCCGTAGCCGATGGTCGCCGAGCCGCAGACGCTATTGCGTACTATTTGGATGGGCAGCTTGATCGCCTGCCACATAAACCCTTTACTTTCAAAAATGATTCCAAGATGCAGTTCGTGAATCCAGACCATTTGACCAATATCACTGAAGTGATGCGTATGCTCTCTAAAGGCAAAACCGCGGAACAAAAAGAAGTGAAATTTTCAGATGCGATGCAACACATCTTACGGGTCACTGTACCTGAGATGACACTTGAACAGCGCCAAGGGAGCTTTGAAGAAGTTGAAAAAGGGATGAGTCATCAAGCTGCGGTCACGGAAGCGGAACGCTGCCTCGAATGTGGCTGCCACAGTCGTAATCAATGTGCCCTTCGTGATTGTGCTTCTAAGTATAATCTTGATAACGCTGAACTTTCCGCTAAAAGCCAACATCAACCAATAAAAAGTTGGCTCTAA
- the hypE gene encoding hydrogenase expression/formation protein HypE encodes MRTVQLSHGGGGQEMNKLISDLFFHHFQNEILLKAEDAAVLQLEGPIAFTSDSFTVSPLFFAGGDIGKLAIAGTVNDLAMVGAQPQYLSCSFIIEEGFEYHKLETIVKSMKAELEKSGAQIVCGDTKVVPRGAADGVFINTTGVGTVKYPNISVSQLQAGDAILVSRDIGCHGSCILMARDELRLESELVSDCATLWPVVERLIESGVSLHAMRDATRGGLSAVLNEWCEGSKIQIDVEEEKIPVADAVQGLCELYGFEPYDLANEGTMILAVPAKDVPAALDVLRLFSPSAQQIGTVVEAQQHKVIMHNPWGGRRYLELPQGELLPRIC; translated from the coding sequence ATGAGAACTGTTCAACTAAGCCATGGTGGCGGTGGTCAGGAAATGAATAAACTGATCAGTGATCTGTTTTTCCACCATTTTCAAAACGAGATACTGTTGAAAGCTGAAGATGCCGCGGTATTGCAGCTTGAAGGGCCGATTGCGTTCACGTCAGATAGCTTTACCGTTTCTCCGTTGTTTTTTGCGGGTGGCGACATTGGTAAGTTGGCGATAGCAGGCACAGTGAATGACTTAGCCATGGTCGGTGCACAGCCGCAATACCTGAGTTGTAGCTTCATCATCGAAGAAGGTTTTGAGTACCACAAGCTTGAAACCATAGTGAAAAGCATGAAAGCGGAACTAGAAAAATCGGGTGCACAAATCGTGTGTGGCGATACTAAAGTCGTGCCTCGTGGTGCGGCTGATGGCGTGTTTATTAACACAACAGGCGTTGGCACGGTTAAATACCCCAATATTTCGGTAAGTCAGCTGCAGGCGGGCGATGCCATTTTGGTTTCTCGCGATATTGGTTGTCATGGTAGCTGTATATTAATGGCTCGTGATGAACTGCGCTTAGAGTCTGAGCTAGTGAGTGATTGTGCGACATTGTGGCCAGTGGTCGAGCGCCTGATTGAGTCTGGGGTTTCCCTTCATGCTATGCGCGACGCGACTCGCGGTGGTTTGTCGGCTGTTTTGAATGAATGGTGTGAAGGCTCCAAAATCCAAATTGATGTCGAAGAAGAGAAAATCCCTGTTGCCGATGCTGTGCAAGGCTTGTGTGAATTATACGGTTTTGAGCCCTACGATTTAGCCAACGAAGGCACCATGATTTTGGCGGTTCCCGCGAAAGATGTTCCTGCCGCTTTAGATGTGTTGCGCCTGTTTTCACCAAGCGCCCAACAGATAGGCACCGTGGTTGAAGCACAACAGCACAAAGTGATTATGCATAACCCATGGGGCGGGCGTCGTTACCTTGAATTACCGCAAGGCGAGCTGTTACCGCGTATTTGTTAG
- a CDS encoding DUF2955 domain-containing protein — translation MSDNPLAVSTSSPDPLEDARVQTKIIRYTVGVGVAVFLAALIDWPLAFVAPIFVAKFLVDKPELNKETLYELTIAMVATIALGLLLSNGITQYPLPLLILVGLMMLWGYFLFTDPKWNLFATILIIAVLMLPFMAISNQGVSVFLAVGLASSGVVAVIIFALVHIYFPEPESTFTGYQASPLTKEQRWHAAFRAMIISFPVVCFFFIFQISEALLTMMFIALLSLMITGEKSVKLSAFLIITNTIGGVLAIGVFFVLSLVPNILFYTLFISLVAIVMATQIYTKPEKAPIFATAFSTVLVLLGSTLMSSGEIDNNMFIRIFQLFMIGIYMIVASFFLETRNWKFLKI, via the coding sequence ATGTCCGATAATCCGTTAGCCGTCTCGACAAGCAGCCCTGATCCTCTTGAGGATGCGCGCGTTCAGACCAAAATTATTCGCTATACCGTCGGGGTTGGGGTAGCCGTATTTCTGGCAGCCTTGATTGACTGGCCGCTCGCTTTTGTTGCACCGATATTTGTTGCTAAGTTTTTGGTCGATAAACCTGAGCTGAACAAAGAAACCCTGTATGAATTAACTATCGCTATGGTGGCGACTATTGCACTGGGGTTACTGTTATCAAATGGTATTACTCAGTATCCATTACCATTGCTGATCTTGGTTGGCTTAATGATGCTGTGGGGTTATTTCTTGTTTACTGACCCTAAATGGAATCTCTTTGCCACCATTTTGATCATCGCTGTGCTTATGCTGCCCTTTATGGCGATTTCGAATCAAGGGGTATCTGTCTTTTTGGCGGTGGGATTGGCTAGTTCGGGGGTTGTCGCGGTCATTATTTTTGCCCTTGTACACATTTATTTCCCAGAGCCTGAGTCTACCTTTACAGGTTACCAAGCTTCACCATTAACAAAAGAGCAACGCTGGCACGCCGCGTTTCGAGCCATGATTATCTCGTTTCCTGTGGTGTGTTTCTTTTTCATCTTTCAAATATCTGAAGCGCTACTGACCATGATGTTCATCGCTCTACTATCCTTGATGATTACAGGGGAGAAGTCAGTCAAGTTAAGCGCTTTCTTGATTATCACCAATACCATAGGTGGTGTGCTTGCGATTGGTGTTTTCTTCGTCCTATCGCTTGTACCCAATATTTTGTTTTATACCTTGTTTATTTCATTGGTTGCGATTGTGATGGCGACTCAAATTTATACTAAGCCTGAGAAAGCCCCAATTTTTGCAACCGCTTTTAGCACAGTTTTAGTTTTACTTGGCAGTACCTTGATGAGTTCGGGGGAAATAGACAACAACATGTTTATACGGATCTTTCAGCTGTTCATGATAGGTATTTACATGATCGTAGCGTCGTTCTTTTTAGAAACGAGAAACTGGAAATTTCTGAAGATCTAA